Proteins encoded by one window of Scatophagus argus isolate fScaArg1 chromosome 8, fScaArg1.pri, whole genome shotgun sequence:
- the mul1b gene encoding mitochondrial ubiquitin ligase activator of NFKB 1 isoform X2, producing MDSGGKPSTAQIVVLATSSALTAVFYSIYKNRATTVARLKEASRVSIDQDLKSILSETPGRCVPYAVIEGVVRSVKETLNSQFVDNCKGVIERLTLKEEKMVWNRTTHLWNNTEKVIHQRTNTVPFALGSHDEDIAATVRVMRPLDAAELDLETTYENFHPTVQSLSSVIGHFISGERPKGIHETEEMLRLGDSVTGVGELVLDNNLIKLQPPKQGLCYFLTRLDYESLLRKQGNSVRLWRILTVVFGVAACSTLLFILWKRYVHHRQSKREKSMLEEFKEQQKRRMRELNLEESSVSPTSCTVCLSRERSCVFLECGHVCACAQCYDTLPEPKKCPICRATIDRVVPLYNS from the exons ATGGACTCCGGTGGGAAACCCTCAACTGCACAGATCGTGGTGTTAGCCACCAGCTCAGCCCTGACTGCAGTCTTCTACTCCATTTACAAGAACAGAGCTACAACAGTCGCCAGATTAAAG gaGGCCAGCAGAGTCTCCATTGACCAGGATTTGAAAAGCATACTGTCTGAAACCCCTGGACGATGTGTCCCATATGCTGTCATAGAAG GTGTAGTGAGATCTGTGAAGGAAACGCTGAACAGCCAGTTTGTTGACAACTGCAAAGGCGTGATCGAAAGACTGACCctgaaggaggaaaagatgGTGTGGAATCGCACTACTCATCTCTG GAACAACACAGAGAAGGTCATCCACCAGCGCACCAACACCGTTCCATTTGCCCTCGGGTCTCACGATGAGGATATCGCTGCCACAGTACGGGTCATGCGTCCGCTAGACGCTGCAGAGTTGGACCTGGAGACCACCTACGAGAACTTCCACCCCACAGTCCAGTCCCTGTCCAGCGTTATTGGCCACTTCATCAGCGGTGAACGACCCAAGGGCATCCACGAAACTGAGGAGATGCTGCGGCTGGGAGACAGCGTCACAGGTGTAGGAGAGCTGGTCCTGGATAACAATCTGATCAAGCTCCAGCCTCCCAAACAGGGCCTCTGTTACTTCCTTACTCGGCTGGACTACGAGTCTCTTCTCAGGAAGCAGGGGAACAGTGTGAGACTCTGGCGGATTCTGACTGTTGTCTTTGGTGTCGCCGCTTGTTCCACACTCCTCTTCATTCTGTGGAAGAGATACGTCCACCACAGACAGAgtaagagggagaagagcatGCTTGAGGAGTTCAAGGAGCAGCAGAAGAGACGTATGCGTGAACTGAACCTGGAGGAAAGCAGCGTGTCGCCCACCAGCTGCACTGTCTGCCTGAGCCGGGAGCgctcctgtgtgtttctagAGTGTGGTCACGTGTGTGCCTGCGCCCAGTGCTACGACACCCTGCCCGAGCCAAAGAAATGCCCCATCTGCAGGGCGACTATAGACAGGGTGGTGCCTCTTTACAACAGCTAG
- the mul1b gene encoding mitochondrial ubiquitin ligase activator of NFKB 1 isoform X1, with amino-acid sequence MVRKIQRGKLHHQKLQWCLILKCGDPANSGTIVSTALNAVNNRMDSGGKPSTAQIVVLATSSALTAVFYSIYKNRATTVARLKEASRVSIDQDLKSILSETPGRCVPYAVIEGVVRSVKETLNSQFVDNCKGVIERLTLKEEKMVWNRTTHLWNNTEKVIHQRTNTVPFALGSHDEDIAATVRVMRPLDAAELDLETTYENFHPTVQSLSSVIGHFISGERPKGIHETEEMLRLGDSVTGVGELVLDNNLIKLQPPKQGLCYFLTRLDYESLLRKQGNSVRLWRILTVVFGVAACSTLLFILWKRYVHHRQSKREKSMLEEFKEQQKRRMRELNLEESSVSPTSCTVCLSRERSCVFLECGHVCACAQCYDTLPEPKKCPICRATIDRVVPLYNS; translated from the exons ATGGTAAGAAAAATTCAG AGAGGGAAACTGCATCATCAGAAGCTCCAGTGGTGTCTAATATTGAAGTGTGGCGACCCTGCTAACAGCGGGACGATCGTAAGCACAG cactgaatgCTGTGAATAACAGGATGGACTCCGGTGGGAAACCCTCAACTGCACAGATCGTGGTGTTAGCCACCAGCTCAGCCCTGACTGCAGTCTTCTACTCCATTTACAAGAACAGAGCTACAACAGTCGCCAGATTAAAG gaGGCCAGCAGAGTCTCCATTGACCAGGATTTGAAAAGCATACTGTCTGAAACCCCTGGACGATGTGTCCCATATGCTGTCATAGAAG GTGTAGTGAGATCTGTGAAGGAAACGCTGAACAGCCAGTTTGTTGACAACTGCAAAGGCGTGATCGAAAGACTGACCctgaaggaggaaaagatgGTGTGGAATCGCACTACTCATCTCTG GAACAACACAGAGAAGGTCATCCACCAGCGCACCAACACCGTTCCATTTGCCCTCGGGTCTCACGATGAGGATATCGCTGCCACAGTACGGGTCATGCGTCCGCTAGACGCTGCAGAGTTGGACCTGGAGACCACCTACGAGAACTTCCACCCCACAGTCCAGTCCCTGTCCAGCGTTATTGGCCACTTCATCAGCGGTGAACGACCCAAGGGCATCCACGAAACTGAGGAGATGCTGCGGCTGGGAGACAGCGTCACAGGTGTAGGAGAGCTGGTCCTGGATAACAATCTGATCAAGCTCCAGCCTCCCAAACAGGGCCTCTGTTACTTCCTTACTCGGCTGGACTACGAGTCTCTTCTCAGGAAGCAGGGGAACAGTGTGAGACTCTGGCGGATTCTGACTGTTGTCTTTGGTGTCGCCGCTTGTTCCACACTCCTCTTCATTCTGTGGAAGAGATACGTCCACCACAGACAGAgtaagagggagaagagcatGCTTGAGGAGTTCAAGGAGCAGCAGAAGAGACGTATGCGTGAACTGAACCTGGAGGAAAGCAGCGTGTCGCCCACCAGCTGCACTGTCTGCCTGAGCCGGGAGCgctcctgtgtgtttctagAGTGTGGTCACGTGTGTGCCTGCGCCCAGTGCTACGACACCCTGCCCGAGCCAAAGAAATGCCCCATCTGCAGGGCGACTATAGACAGGGTGGTGCCTCTTTACAACAGCTAG
- the fam43b gene encoding protein FAM43B: protein MLPWRRNKFVLVEDEAKSKPKSLGTGLTYQSILSSLLRSCPDLLPDCPFDWVGSIFHTKRQKVELNKEEPVYNVRYLGSVVTITAKGDGCTQEAVAKIWARSNYGEQSVKMRLTVGPQGIRMSADKSGKKKPIHLYSLNRITYCNADPCRPKILAWIYRHQVKNMAVVLRCHAVLVSKVEKAQAIAHSLYQNATSAFSEFKRLKRQSDFRHCQQQLLGEEAVPLMPLRRLLNGQCHYRPPADNPGTATRLCSITEEDEEEEEEEEEEEGRKDEKQEVEALHKDVEEQQEKQRVLTTNTDPTQLLSELDIGDIARLEQCQINFVSDSNNNTFTFITSLV from the coding sequence ATGCTCCCCTGGAGAAGGAATAAATTTGTTCTGGTGGAGGATGAGGCCAAGAGTAAACCCAAGAGCCTGGGGACCGGGCTGACCTACCAgtccatcctctcctctctcctgcgCTCTTGTCCTGACTTGCTGCCCGACTGCCCCTTCGACTGGGTGGGCAGTATCTTCCATACCAAACGGCAAAAGGTGGAACTGAACAAAGAGGAACCTGTTTACAATGTGCGTTACCTGGGGAGTGTGGTCACCATCACGGCAAAGGGAGACGGCTGCACCCAGGAGGCGGTGGCCAAGATATGGGCGAGGAGTAACTATGGGGAGCAGAGTGTCAAAATGAGGTTAACAGTGGGGCCGCAAGGCATCCGGATGAGTGCTGACAAATCTGGGAAAAAGAAACCCATCCATCTTTACTCTCTGAACAGAATCACCTACTGCAACGCCGACCCGTGCCGGCCCAAGATCCTGGCTTGGATCTACAGGCACCAGGTCAAGAACATGGCCGTGGTGCTCCGGTGTCACGCTGTGCTTGTTAGCAAGGTGGAGAAGGCCCAGGCCATCGCCCACAGCCTTTACCAGAACGCCACCTCCGCCTTCAGCGAGTTCAAGCGGCTGAAGCGTCAAAGTGATTTCCGGcactgccagcagcagctgctgggtGAGGAGGCGGTGCCCCTGATGCCACTGAGGAGGCTGCTGAACGGTCAGTGCCACTACAGACCGCCTGCCGACAACCCCGGGACTGCCACCCGCCTCTGCTCCATCacagaggaagacgaggaggaggaggaggaggaggaggaggaggagggcaggaaaGATGAGAAGCAGGAGGTAGAAGCACTACACAAGGATgtagaggagcagcaggagaaacagagggttttaacaacaaacacagacccAACTCAGTTACTATCAGAGTTGGACATTGGGGATATTGCCCGGTTGGAGCAGTGCCAAATCAACTTTGTcagtgacagcaacaacaacacatttacatttataacCTCTCTGGTGTGA